A region from the Manihot esculenta cultivar AM560-2 chromosome 13, M.esculenta_v8, whole genome shotgun sequence genome encodes:
- the LOC110629500 gene encoding uncharacterized protein LOC110629500 isoform X1: protein MELEQPIPREEIPVELRSSTTDRIHTRTKSATFTGSFSSSSFSDLCHRSESFRTLEMGVPKSNSSEKRLGWLRSQIIGDNVEFDSPFGKRKLTYADHTASGQSLRYIENFIIKNVLPFYGNTHTCDSYVGHRTTKMVQEATKYIKKSLGGGEEDAIMFCGSGTTAAIKRLQEVMGIAVTSILRDRLIQCISDQERWVVFVGPYEHHSNLLSWRQSLAEVVEIGVDDNGLIHMESLQEKLHFYRNANRPMLGSFSACSNVTGIYSDTRGIARLLHQYGAFVCFDFAASGPYVKIEMRSGEIDGYDAIFLSPHKFVGGPGSPGILLMSKALYQLRSSPPSTCGGGTVSYVNGFNEKDTLYYEEIEERENGGTPQIIQIIRAALAFWVKEYIGYQMIDKQETYYIEKALKRLMSNKNIWVLGNTSVKRQAILSFLIFSTTNSPSSEMEDGEFRERKERELYMWAETGNKRDKPLHGAFVASLLNDLFGIQARGGCACAGPYGHILLNISETSSLSFRSAIQKGDHGVKPGWTRISFPYYMSNEEFEFILAALEFIAIYGQRFLALYNFNFKSGSWSLKKKAFKNLVGGKPKSIDMPFAGSNEGEIIINKHKSYLETAKRIANLLPKFPSQRKLPENLDHDFLYFRV from the exons ATGGAGCTAGAACAGCCCATACCAAGAGAAGAGATCCCAGTAGAACTGAGATCATCAACCACTGACAGAATTCATACAAGAACCAAATCAGCTACATTTACAGGTAGCTTTTCCTCTTCATCTTTCAGTGATCTCTGCCATCGATCTGAATCGTTTCGAACTCTGGAGATGGGTGTGCCCAAGAGTAATTCTTCCGAGAAAAGACTCGGTTGGTTGCGCTCTCAAATCATAGGCGATAATGTAGAATTTGATTCTCCCTTTGGTAAACGAAAACTCACCTACGCTGATCATACTGCCTCCGGCCAATCTCTTCGCTATATTGAGAATTTCATCATTAAGAACGTTCTTCCCTTCTATG GGAACACACACACTTGCGATAGTTACGTGGGGCACAGAACAACAAAAATGGTTCAAGAGGCAACTAAATACATAAAGAAGAGCTTAGGAGGGGGAGAAGAGGATGCAATTATGTTCTGTGGCTCAGGCACCACTGCAGCTATTAAACGTCTGCAAGAGGTGATGGGCATAGCTGTGACGTCTATTCTGAGGGATAGGCTAATTCAATGCATTTCAGATCAAGAAAGATGGGTTGTGTTTGTTGGACCTTATGAGCACCACTCCAACCTCCTCTCATGGCGACAAAGCTTAGCTGAAGTTGTAGAGATTGGCGTAGATGACAATGGCTTGATACACATGGAATCTCTCCAAGAAAAACTTCACTTCTATAGAAATGCCAATCGTCCGATGTTAGGGTCGTTTTCTGCTTGCAGTAATGTGACTGGCATTTATTCAGATACTCGAGGAATTGCTAGGCTTCTTCACCAATATGGAGCTTTTGTGTGCTTTGATTTTGCTGCAAG TGGACCCTACGTGAAAATTGAGATGAGATCTGGAGAGATTGATGGCTATGATGCAATTTTCCTTAGTCCACATAAGTTTGTTGGAGGGCCTGGATCGCCTGGAATCCTTTTGATGAGTAAAGCTCTGTATCAGCTGAGGTCTTCTCCACCATCTACCTGTGGAGGTGGAACTGTTTCTTACGTCAACGGCTTCAATGAAAAG GACACATTATATTATGAAGAGATAGAGGAAAGAGAAAATGGTGGAACTCCTCAAATAATCCAAATAATTAGAGCAGCACTGGCTTTTTGGGTTAAAGAATACATAGGCTATCAAATGATTGACAAACAAGAAACCTATTACATAGAAAAGGCATTAAAGAGGTTGATGTCCAACAAGAACATATGGGTTTTGGGAAACACAAGTGTGAAGAGACAAGCTATATTGTCCTTTCTTATATTTTCTACCACAAACTCTCCCTCAAGTGAAATGGAAGATGGTGAATTTAGAGAGAGAAAGGAAAGAGAACTTTACATGTGGGCAGAGACAGGGAACAAGAGAGATAAGCCTCTTCATGGAGCTTTTGTTGCATCTTTGCTTAATGATTTGTTTGGCATTCAAGCTAGAGGTGGGTGTGCTTGTGCTGGTCCTTATGGTCATATTTTGCTCAACATTAGTGAAACTAGCTCCCTTTCTTTCAGATCTGCCATACAAAAG GGGGATCATGGAGTAAAGCCAGGATGGACAAGAATTAGCTTCCCATACTACATGTCCAATGAGGAATTTGAGTTCATTCTAGCAGCTCTGGAATTTATAGCAATTTATGGCCAGCGATTCCTTGCTTTGTATaacttcaatttcaaaagtGGAAGTTGGTCTTTGAAGAAAAAGGCATTCAAGAACCTAGTGGGAGGAAAACCAAAGAGTATCGACATGCCGTTTGCTGGTTCTAATGAGGGTGAGATTATAATCAATAAGCACAAATCGTATTTGGAAACGGCAAAACGTATCGCTAATTTGCTTCCCAAGTTCCCTTCTCAACGTAAGCTTCCAGAAAATTTAGATCACGACTTTCTATATTTTCGAGTCTAG
- the LOC110629500 gene encoding probable cysteine desulfurase isoform X2: MELEQPIPREEIPVELRSSTTDRIHTRTKSATFTGSFSSSSFSDLCHRSESFRTLEMGVPKSNSSEKRLGWLRSQIIGDNVEFDSPFGKRKLTYADHTASGQSLRYIENFIIKNVLPFYGNTHTCDSYVGHRTTKMVQEATKYIKKSLGGGEEDAIMFCGSGTTAAIKRLQEVMGIAVTSILRDRLIQCISDQERWVVFVGPYEHHSNLLSWRQSLAEVVEIGVDDNGLIHMESLQEKLHFYRNANRPMLGSFSACSNVTGIYSDTRGIARLLHQYGAFVCFDFAASGPYVKIEMRSGEIDGYDAIFLSPHKFVGGPGSPGILLMSKALYQLRSSPPSTCGGGTVSYVNGFNEKDTLYYEEIEERENGGTPQIIQIIRAALAFWVKEYIGYQMIDKQETYYIEKALKRLMSNKNIWVLGNTSVKRQAILSFLIFSTTNSPSSEMEDGEFRERKERELYMWAETGNKRDKPLHGAFVASLLNDLFGIQARGGCACAGPYGHILLNISETSSLSFRSAIQKLLLLWAGGSWSKARMDKN, from the exons ATGGAGCTAGAACAGCCCATACCAAGAGAAGAGATCCCAGTAGAACTGAGATCATCAACCACTGACAGAATTCATACAAGAACCAAATCAGCTACATTTACAGGTAGCTTTTCCTCTTCATCTTTCAGTGATCTCTGCCATCGATCTGAATCGTTTCGAACTCTGGAGATGGGTGTGCCCAAGAGTAATTCTTCCGAGAAAAGACTCGGTTGGTTGCGCTCTCAAATCATAGGCGATAATGTAGAATTTGATTCTCCCTTTGGTAAACGAAAACTCACCTACGCTGATCATACTGCCTCCGGCCAATCTCTTCGCTATATTGAGAATTTCATCATTAAGAACGTTCTTCCCTTCTATG GGAACACACACACTTGCGATAGTTACGTGGGGCACAGAACAACAAAAATGGTTCAAGAGGCAACTAAATACATAAAGAAGAGCTTAGGAGGGGGAGAAGAGGATGCAATTATGTTCTGTGGCTCAGGCACCACTGCAGCTATTAAACGTCTGCAAGAGGTGATGGGCATAGCTGTGACGTCTATTCTGAGGGATAGGCTAATTCAATGCATTTCAGATCAAGAAAGATGGGTTGTGTTTGTTGGACCTTATGAGCACCACTCCAACCTCCTCTCATGGCGACAAAGCTTAGCTGAAGTTGTAGAGATTGGCGTAGATGACAATGGCTTGATACACATGGAATCTCTCCAAGAAAAACTTCACTTCTATAGAAATGCCAATCGTCCGATGTTAGGGTCGTTTTCTGCTTGCAGTAATGTGACTGGCATTTATTCAGATACTCGAGGAATTGCTAGGCTTCTTCACCAATATGGAGCTTTTGTGTGCTTTGATTTTGCTGCAAG TGGACCCTACGTGAAAATTGAGATGAGATCTGGAGAGATTGATGGCTATGATGCAATTTTCCTTAGTCCACATAAGTTTGTTGGAGGGCCTGGATCGCCTGGAATCCTTTTGATGAGTAAAGCTCTGTATCAGCTGAGGTCTTCTCCACCATCTACCTGTGGAGGTGGAACTGTTTCTTACGTCAACGGCTTCAATGAAAAG GACACATTATATTATGAAGAGATAGAGGAAAGAGAAAATGGTGGAACTCCTCAAATAATCCAAATAATTAGAGCAGCACTGGCTTTTTGGGTTAAAGAATACATAGGCTATCAAATGATTGACAAACAAGAAACCTATTACATAGAAAAGGCATTAAAGAGGTTGATGTCCAACAAGAACATATGGGTTTTGGGAAACACAAGTGTGAAGAGACAAGCTATATTGTCCTTTCTTATATTTTCTACCACAAACTCTCCCTCAAGTGAAATGGAAGATGGTGAATTTAGAGAGAGAAAGGAAAGAGAACTTTACATGTGGGCAGAGACAGGGAACAAGAGAGATAAGCCTCTTCATGGAGCTTTTGTTGCATCTTTGCTTAATGATTTGTTTGGCATTCAAGCTAGAGGTGGGTGTGCTTGTGCTGGTCCTTATGGTCATATTTTGCTCAACATTAGTGAAACTAGCTCCCTTTCTTTCAGATCTGCCATACAAAAG CTTTTATTGTTGTGGGCAGGGGGATCATGGAGTAAAGCCAGGATGGACAAGAATTAG